A single window of Chitinophagales bacterium DNA harbors:
- a CDS encoding GNAT family N-acetyltransferase, whose product MLLTQYSNPQEFLQKVCPFLERNEAMNNLLLGTSFRLAQPDNSEIAAKALLIVVEEKKEVVFVAIQTAPHSLIIAAKAEYMDKGSEAIIKLLEDEEMEIPGVIGEKSLGHIFAQKWCSRKNLGFKSLMEMGVFQLDKVTELDIAEGNLRLVNESDEDLLTDWILGFDSETFQEETLESARKLAKVKLQSGRQYIWETNGVPVSMASGTRPTNHCMTISVVYTPPKYRKNGYARSCVAQISRMMLDRGYQFCALFTDLSNPTSNKIYQEVGYYKVGEFVNLKFI is encoded by the coding sequence ATGCTCCTAACTCAATACTCCAATCCACAAGAATTTCTCCAAAAGGTATGCCCTTTTTTAGAAAGAAATGAGGCAATGAACAACCTTTTATTGGGAACATCGTTTCGACTTGCTCAACCTGATAATTCGGAAATAGCTGCCAAAGCTTTGCTGATTGTTGTTGAAGAGAAAAAAGAAGTGGTTTTTGTGGCAATTCAGACAGCTCCTCATAGTCTGATAATAGCTGCAAAAGCGGAATATATGGACAAGGGTAGTGAAGCAATCATTAAGCTTTTGGAAGATGAGGAGATGGAAATACCAGGTGTTATTGGAGAAAAATCACTGGGGCATATATTTGCTCAGAAGTGGTGTAGCCGAAAAAATTTAGGCTTCAAATCTCTCATGGAAATGGGTGTTTTCCAATTGGATAAGGTGACAGAGTTGGACATTGCAGAAGGAAACCTTCGTTTGGTGAATGAATCGGACGAAGATTTGTTGACGGATTGGATTTTGGGTTTTGACAGTGAAACATTTCAAGAGGAAACGCTCGAATCTGCTCGAAAACTGGCAAAAGTAAAGCTGCAAAGTGGACGGCAGTATATTTGGGAAACAAACGGAGTTCCTGTTTCAATGGCATCCGGTACACGACCTACAAATCATTGTATGACCATTTCGGTAGTTTACACGCCGCCCAAATACCGAAAAAATGGCTACGCCCGTAGCTGTGTGGCTCAAATTAGTCGAATGATGCTGGATAGAGGTTACCAATTTTGTGCTTTGTTTACAGACCTATCAAACCCAACTTCCAACAAAATTTATCAAGAAGTTGGGTACTATAAAGTGGGAGAATTTGTGAATTTGAAGTTTATTTGA